The Paenibacillus mucilaginosus 3016 genome includes the window AAACGGGCGAACGTCTGGTTCGACTCCCCCATCTTCTGCACTTCGCTAAGTGTCTCTTCGGTCAAAGCCAGACCTTCGAGCTCCTTGATCTTGCCGCCGAGCTGCTCATTGAGCGCCTTGAGCGAGGTCTCCTTCTCCTTGGACGGCTCCACCAGGTAGGCGAACAGCATGCCGTTCTGCTGATGGGTCAAGGCCAGCACCTCGCCCACCCCCTCGAGCATGCTCGAGTTGTCCTCCAGCAGAGACGAATAGGAATGGTCGATCTTGTTCAAGAATGAGTACGATATGCCGCTGGCCGCCGCCGTCAGCAGGGCGACGGCTACGAATGCCCCTACCACCTTTTGTCTGACACTGATCTTCACGAGACCCTCTCCTCCAAAAATATGAAAACGTATCCATCTCTTCTAGTAGAGAAAGCTGCCGGAGAGCCCGACAGCTTTCAACATTATTCTACAATATCGATTACTTCTTCGCCAAGTACTTGCGGATGTCAAATGCTACCGCAGCGACGATGATCAGACCCTTGATGATCAGCTGCCAGTAAGGGCTGATGCCGATGAACGTCAGACCGTAGTTGATGACACCGAAGATCAGTACGCCGGCCAGTACGCCTGGTACGGTACCGATCCCGCCGGCCGTGGATACCCCGCCGACGACGCAGGCTGCGATGGCATCCAGCTCGTACATGTTCCCGTAGTTGTTCGTTGCGCCGCCTGTTCTTGCGGCTTCAAGTACGCCGCCGAGACCGTAGAGGGCGCCGGCTGCACCGTAGATGTAGATCAGGTTGCGGGCTACGTTAATCCCCGATACCGTAGCAGCCTGGATGTTGCCGCCGATCGCGTACATGTTCTTGCCGAGACGGGTCTTGTTGAATACGACCCATACGATCACGGCGATCAGGATGGCGATGATGACGATGTAAGGAATCGAGTAAGGACCGTTCGGACCGATGAAGCCGGTGCCGAGGTTCGTGAAGTCTTTGCGCAGACCGGCGATCGGCTGCGATTCGTTCGGCTTCATATCGAAGTAGAGCGAGTTGACACCGTATACGATAACCATCGTACCGAGCGTTGCGATGAACGGCGGTACGCTGAGCTTCGCGACAACCCATCCGTTGATCAGACCGACAACCAGACCTGCCAGAATCCCCACGACAATCGGAATAAACAGTGCAATCTCACCGAGCTCCGGATAGAACAGGCGCGGATAATCGCTCGCCTGCAGCATGGAAGCGGACAATACGGCACTTAAGCCGACGATCCGGCCGGATGACAAGTCCGTTCCGCCCGTGATTAGAATGAAGGCAGCGCCCAGCGCGATGAT containing:
- the mglC gene encoding galactose/methyl galactoside ABC transporter permease MglC; this translates as MPKNSDGFLTQNAIYIVLILLVIGIAIKDPTFLSINILRDILLQNSTRAIIALGAAFILITGGTDLSSGRIVGLSAVLSASMLQASDYPRLFYPELGEIALFIPIVVGILAGLVVGLINGWVVAKLSVPPFIATLGTMVIVYGVNSLYFDMKPNESQPIAGLRKDFTNLGTGFIGPNGPYSIPYIVIIAILIAVIVWVVFNKTRLGKNMYAIGGNIQAATVSGINVARNLIYIYGAAGALYGLGGVLEAARTGGATNNYGNMYELDAIAACVVGGVSTAGGIGTVPGVLAGVLIFGVINYGLTFIGISPYWQLIIKGLIIVAAVAFDIRKYLAKK